The following coding sequences lie in one Pontibacter sp. G13 genomic window:
- a CDS encoding cytochrome c, giving the protein MSRIVNHIQAWACMAVLALVLTGCYTDKSKRNIEYAPNMYNSLPLEPYSQTTYPETNIGGNFFAIKPGLDEPKYFKNGLSAQAAPEGTVPRGESWYYQEDYTPYEYAVEDYDLAGAELTSPIECSEETFAAGKNLYEIYCIMCHGSDGGGQGSLFKNSDGNYPPVPYSYTTRWSQGMTEGNAFHTLTHGKGIMGSYASQLTPMERWQVICYIKKFQE; this is encoded by the coding sequence ATGAGCAGAATTGTAAACCATATTCAAGCTTGGGCATGCATGGCTGTGCTGGCGCTGGTCCTGACCGGTTGCTACACCGACAAATCCAAGCGGAACATTGAGTACGCTCCCAACATGTACAACTCGCTACCGTTGGAGCCATACTCTCAGACCACTTATCCGGAAACCAACATTGGTGGCAACTTCTTTGCAATCAAACCCGGATTGGATGAGCCGAAATACTTCAAAAATGGGTTGTCCGCTCAAGCGGCTCCTGAAGGAACGGTTCCCCGTGGGGAGTCTTGGTACTACCAGGAAGACTACACCCCTTACGAATATGCCGTGGAAGATTACGATTTGGCAGGTGCAGAATTGACCAGCCCGATCGAGTGCTCTGAGGAGACTTTCGCAGCAGGAAAAAACCTGTACGAGATCTACTGTATCATGTGCCACGGTTCCGACGGTGGTGGACAAGGATCTTTGTTCAAAAATTCCGATGGAAACTATCCTCCAGTACCTTATTCCTACACCACTCGCTGGTCTCAAGGAATGACTGAAGGAAACGCATTCCACACGCTGACCCACGGTAAGGGAATTATGGGATCATATGCCTCTCAGTTGACTCCAATGGAGCGTTGGCAGGTGATCTGCTATATCAAAAAGTTCCAAGAGTAA